In Mycolicibacterium phocaicum, one DNA window encodes the following:
- a CDS encoding DUF2127 domain-containing protein, which yields MVDFALRSCGLRGHATFAPDEPELAARLHVQTPVGEAWRCLRCETFVVGPPRGKGPAESAPEVPRGRLLRDRVLMRVLAVERVFRFLLLAAMSYGVFRVRAARVHLRDMFEKDLPLLRPLADQIGWNIDGSKIIRHINDAFTMSGTTLLWIGIGIAVYALIELVEAVGLWGMWRWGEYFAVVATGIFLPLEIYELTEKVTALRVAMLLVNIIAVLWLLWSKRLFGLNGGGAAYRREHETESLMSVERAGLATTAP from the coding sequence ATGGTGGATTTCGCCCTCCGGTCCTGCGGACTCCGCGGCCATGCCACGTTCGCCCCGGATGAACCGGAGCTGGCCGCCCGTCTGCACGTGCAGACCCCGGTCGGTGAGGCGTGGCGATGCCTGCGGTGTGAGACGTTCGTCGTCGGCCCGCCACGCGGGAAGGGGCCGGCGGAATCGGCACCCGAAGTTCCGCGCGGCCGGCTGCTGCGCGACCGCGTGCTGATGCGGGTGCTGGCCGTCGAGCGCGTGTTTCGATTCCTGCTGTTGGCCGCGATGTCCTACGGCGTCTTCAGGGTGCGGGCGGCACGCGTGCACCTGCGGGACATGTTCGAGAAGGACCTGCCTTTGCTGCGGCCGCTGGCGGACCAGATCGGCTGGAACATCGATGGCTCGAAGATCATTCGGCATATCAACGATGCCTTCACCATGTCGGGCACGACCCTGTTGTGGATCGGGATCGGCATCGCGGTGTATGCGCTGATCGAGTTGGTGGAAGCCGTTGGGCTGTGGGGGATGTGGCGCTGGGGAGAGTACTTCGCGGTGGTGGCCACCGGTATCTTCCTGCCACTGGAGATTTACGAGCTGACCGAGAAGGTCACCGCGTTGCGGGTGGCGATGCTGCTGGTGAACATCATCGCCGTGTTGTGGTTGTTGTGGAGCAAGAGGCTGTTCGGCCTCAACGGCGGTGGTGCGGCGTACCGCCGGGAGCACGAGACCGAGAGCCTGATGAGCGTCGAGCGGGCAGGCCTGGCGACGACCGCGCCTTGA
- a CDS encoding AMP-binding protein, whose product MSDAAAAVPDRPALIAEDGAVTTFAQFDRSIAAVAGWIASRTTRGDHVAVIADNGPDYATLYYAVPRAGCILVLINQRLSADEQTAQLATAAPTLILGDGRYLGTLNRPETISFDSEEWTAATQSAAWPVPDEPDADDPVWLLFTSGSTGTPKGVVHTHRSITAAVRGSIAGRSVRPGGVYLLPFPMCHIAGYNMLVHHGARSTVLPVAAFRPDAFAAAVNRYQVTSCSLAPTMLHSLLTHLDRTGTDLPSLRDIAYGSSAIPADLLRRALDRLDVGFHQGYGMTETGGNVTFLGPEDHRAGAAGDTAVLTTAGRPHAGVQIRIAPNGEILVRGDQVAVRYWPDTPTTDDGWLHTGDVGYVDGAGRLVVSDRLKDVIITGGENVSSREVEDVLSSHPDVDHVAVVGVPDPYWGEAICAVVVPTAGTQPDADVLTAHVRERIAAFKRPRHVVFADALPLTTNGKIAKQILREQLRARFTD is encoded by the coding sequence GTGTCCGACGCGGCTGCCGCGGTACCCGATCGTCCTGCTCTCATCGCCGAGGACGGCGCCGTCACGACGTTCGCGCAATTCGACCGGTCGATCGCGGCGGTCGCCGGCTGGATCGCGTCCCGAACGACGCGCGGCGACCACGTCGCGGTGATCGCCGACAACGGCCCGGATTACGCGACGCTCTACTACGCGGTGCCCCGCGCCGGATGCATCCTCGTCCTGATCAATCAGCGGCTCAGTGCCGACGAGCAGACCGCGCAACTGGCCACCGCGGCTCCCACCCTGATTCTGGGTGACGGCCGCTATCTGGGGACCCTGAACCGGCCCGAGACAATCTCATTCGACAGCGAAGAGTGGACTGCGGCAACGCAATCGGCCGCATGGCCCGTGCCCGACGAGCCGGACGCCGACGACCCCGTCTGGCTGCTGTTCACCAGCGGGTCCACGGGAACGCCGAAAGGTGTTGTGCACACGCACCGTTCGATCACCGCGGCGGTTCGGGGCAGCATCGCCGGCAGGTCGGTCCGCCCGGGCGGCGTCTATCTGCTGCCTTTTCCCATGTGCCATATCGCCGGGTACAACATGCTGGTGCACCACGGTGCCCGGTCGACGGTGCTGCCGGTGGCGGCATTCCGGCCCGACGCCTTCGCGGCTGCGGTGAACCGGTACCAGGTGACCTCGTGTTCGTTGGCTCCGACCATGCTGCACAGCCTGCTGACCCATCTGGACCGGACCGGCACCGATCTGCCGTCGCTGCGCGACATCGCCTACGGTTCCTCAGCCATCCCCGCCGACCTGTTGCGACGTGCCCTCGACCGACTCGACGTGGGATTCCATCAGGGCTACGGCATGACCGAAACCGGCGGCAACGTCACGTTTCTCGGCCCCGAGGACCATCGTGCGGGCGCCGCGGGTGACACCGCGGTGCTCACCACCGCCGGTCGTCCCCACGCCGGTGTGCAGATCCGCATCGCGCCGAACGGCGAAATCCTGGTGCGCGGCGACCAGGTGGCGGTCCGGTACTGGCCCGACACGCCCACGACCGACGACGGCTGGTTGCACACCGGCGACGTCGGATACGTCGACGGCGCGGGCCGGCTCGTGGTCTCCGACCGGCTGAAGGACGTCATCATCACCGGCGGCGAGAACGTGTCCTCCCGGGAAGTCGAAGACGTGCTGTCATCGCACCCCGACGTGGATCATGTTGCGGTCGTGGGAGTTCCCGATCCGTATTGGGGCGAGGCGATCTGCGCGGTCGTCGTGCCCACCGCCGGCACGCAGCCTGACGCGGACGTCCTCACCGCGCACGTGCGGGAACGCATCGCGGCCTTCAAGCGCCCCCGGCACGTCGTGTTCGCCGACGCGCTACCCCTCACGACCAACGGCAAGATCGCGAAACAGATTCTGCGCGAACAACTCCGGGCACGGTTCACCGACTAG
- a CDS encoding NADP-dependent oxidoreductase → MTSHIAPPPDTMHAMVLTEFGGPEVLHAAELPTPVPGADEVLVEIACTSVNPADWKTREGKLSAYIDYHFPFVLGFDLAGVVAAVGPGVTRWQVGDQVFGMSNQRNGADGTYAEYCLASSELLAPLPAGWSHVDAAGLPVAGSTAYGGMVDAGGLRDGQTVLINGGAGGVGSAAIQIARALGARVAVTCSPKNFDYVTGLGAELAIDYRGGDVVAQLRAWAPSGVDLVLDAVGLDTLLPHAEELVAPGGNYVEIETLISRADAERVARAAERGVRIVSNMIVVQRQPQHLMELAALCARGVIRPPETEVLPLSKVADAHRLVEAGHVRGKVILATRPH, encoded by the coding sequence ATGACCTCCCACATCGCTCCCCCGCCGGACACCATGCACGCCATGGTGCTGACCGAGTTCGGCGGCCCCGAGGTGCTGCACGCCGCCGAGTTGCCGACCCCGGTGCCCGGGGCCGACGAGGTGCTGGTCGAGATCGCCTGCACCAGCGTCAACCCGGCGGACTGGAAAACTCGCGAGGGCAAGCTCTCCGCCTACATCGACTATCACTTCCCGTTCGTGCTGGGCTTCGACCTGGCCGGTGTCGTCGCGGCGGTCGGGCCGGGCGTGACGCGCTGGCAGGTGGGTGATCAGGTCTTCGGAATGTCCAACCAGCGCAACGGTGCAGACGGCACGTATGCCGAATACTGCCTCGCATCGTCCGAGCTGCTCGCGCCACTGCCCGCGGGCTGGAGCCACGTCGACGCCGCGGGACTGCCGGTGGCGGGCAGCACGGCCTATGGCGGCATGGTCGATGCCGGCGGGCTGCGGGACGGCCAGACCGTCCTGATCAACGGCGGCGCCGGCGGCGTCGGCAGCGCCGCGATCCAGATCGCCCGGGCGCTGGGCGCGCGGGTGGCGGTGACGTGCAGCCCGAAGAACTTCGATTACGTCACCGGGCTCGGCGCTGAGCTGGCCATCGACTACCGGGGCGGCGACGTCGTCGCGCAGCTGCGGGCCTGGGCCCCGTCGGGCGTCGATCTGGTGCTCGACGCTGTCGGGCTGGACACCCTGCTGCCGCATGCCGAGGAGCTGGTGGCACCCGGCGGCAACTACGTCGAGATCGAGACGCTCATCTCGCGCGCCGACGCGGAGCGGGTGGCCCGTGCTGCCGAGCGCGGGGTGCGGATCGTCTCCAACATGATCGTGGTCCAGCGCCAGCCCCAGCATCTGATGGAGTTGGCCGCACTGTGCGCCAGGGGCGTGATCCGGCCGCCGGAAACCGAGGTACTGCCGCTGTCGAAGGTGGCTGACGCGCACCGCCTCGTCGAGGCCGGTCATGTCCGCGGCAAGGTCATCCTCGCCACGCGTCCCCACTGA
- a CDS encoding WXG100 family type VII secretion target yields the protein MPYTVSQVLNSDPESLLTASLGARAAAQRVDAQIDRARTQFAHLAEGWTGTAADAAQKQGRESLDEQTAYRNHLDAVAEPLATGGAQLIELRANLKKTVDAAESQWDVADDGGVTPGFWLRWYSRVSPVQALQIAAKRIEVENAIKLLLAKFEAADRDTGYQLRKVGWELA from the coding sequence ATGCCGTACACGGTGTCGCAGGTGCTGAATTCCGATCCGGAATCGCTGCTGACCGCATCCCTCGGCGCGCGGGCCGCGGCCCAGCGTGTCGACGCCCAGATCGACCGGGCACGAACACAATTCGCGCACCTGGCCGAGGGCTGGACCGGTACCGCCGCCGATGCCGCGCAGAAGCAGGGCCGCGAATCACTCGATGAGCAGACCGCATATCGGAACCACCTCGATGCCGTGGCCGAGCCGTTGGCGACAGGTGGTGCCCAGCTCATCGAGCTGCGCGCCAATCTCAAAAAGACAGTCGACGCTGCCGAGTCGCAGTGGGACGTCGCCGACGACGGTGGGGTCACGCCGGGCTTCTGGCTCCGCTGGTATTCGCGGGTTTCGCCGGTCCAGGCACTGCAGATCGCGGCCAAGCGGATCGAGGTCGAGAACGCGATCAAACTGCTGCTCGCGAAGTTCGAGGCGGCCGACCGGGACACCGGCTATCAGCTCCGCAAGGTCGGTTGGGAACTGGCATGA
- a CDS encoding type VII secretion target, giving the protein MTAPLTVVVASLRETAAELADLARGLCNDGGGAALSAAAGPVAELDSGQACREVGAALLRRAQVLGHGMSAFAGKLDSAAFLYEHGDRAAAERIPFDVPEAKDARIGDDPGEAGYDPVNKYEDALRDAGLLSGDSAGYYREWLQNAAKKGVPPRVIVDIARQQNLTPASFDILEGLQRAVDNHRTSSDPSDDNTYFLLSPGTSADDARRAVLMTYILNAGTSYTKGNPTTDFAETPYTADEVRRIADRQSANSWSYEQVPRLAGSGGRFATTPNGMLMGLGGGFIQNQLSQQAGSTYGDVFLINIDHPTDAGDQLRKIIGSGQMWYDGPGGARQQDMDIDRILHHEERHSGQWAALGPVEFAKQYAISLAAEKLTGRRNPFETNAGASDGGYS; this is encoded by the coding sequence ATGACCGCGCCGTTGACGGTCGTCGTGGCCTCGTTGCGGGAAACCGCGGCGGAGTTGGCGGACCTGGCCCGCGGGCTGTGCAACGACGGTGGCGGCGCGGCACTCTCCGCCGCCGCGGGCCCGGTGGCCGAACTCGACAGCGGCCAGGCGTGTCGAGAAGTGGGGGCTGCGCTCCTGCGCCGTGCGCAGGTGCTCGGACACGGCATGTCCGCGTTCGCGGGGAAGCTCGATTCGGCTGCGTTCCTTTACGAGCACGGCGACCGGGCAGCCGCCGAACGCATTCCGTTCGACGTGCCGGAAGCGAAGGACGCACGAATCGGAGATGATCCCGGGGAAGCCGGGTACGACCCCGTCAACAAGTACGAAGACGCGCTGCGCGACGCGGGTCTGCTGAGTGGGGACAGCGCCGGGTACTACCGGGAGTGGCTGCAGAATGCGGCGAAAAAGGGTGTGCCGCCTCGGGTCATCGTCGACATCGCGCGGCAGCAGAATCTCACCCCGGCGAGTTTCGACATCCTCGAGGGCCTGCAGCGCGCCGTCGACAACCACCGAACGAGCAGCGATCCCAGCGACGACAACACCTACTTCCTGCTATCCCCGGGGACCAGCGCCGACGACGCCCGCCGGGCAGTGTTGATGACGTACATCCTCAACGCGGGCACCAGCTACACCAAGGGAAACCCGACCACCGACTTCGCCGAGACGCCCTACACCGCTGACGAGGTGCGGCGCATCGCCGACCGGCAGTCGGCGAATTCCTGGAGCTACGAACAGGTTCCGCGACTAGCGGGCAGCGGCGGGCGGTTCGCCACCACGCCCAACGGCATGCTGATGGGGCTGGGCGGCGGGTTCATCCAGAACCAGCTGAGCCAGCAGGCCGGATCCACGTACGGTGACGTGTTCCTGATCAACATCGATCACCCGACGGATGCCGGCGACCAACTCCGCAAGATCATCGGGTCGGGTCAGATGTGGTACGACGGACCCGGCGGCGCGCGCCAGCAGGACATGGACATCGACCGCATCCTGCATCACGAAGAGCGGCACTCGGGACAATGGGCCGCGTTGGGACCGGTGGAATTCGCCAAGCAGTACGCGATCAGTCTGGCCGCCGAAAAGCTCACCGGCCGCCGAAATCCGTTCGAGACCAACGCCGGCGCATCGGACGGGGGCTATTCGTGA
- a CDS encoding nucleoside/nucleotide kinase family protein: MARLTDDVARLLEERSGRVIVGLTGPPGVGKSTAAERLVDEFNATQRDFAALLPMDGFHLANGQLARLGRKGRKGAPDTFDAAGFLVALARVRDAYQTADVYVPRFDRALEESVAAGLVVPAAARLVVTEGNYLALPSHGFSGARELIDGLYYLRGADDVRRQRLLARHIAGGRSLIAAEHWVRAVDEPNARLIAETEARCDRTWDIDDGDRP; this comes from the coding sequence ATGGCCCGGTTGACGGACGATGTCGCCCGACTGCTCGAGGAGCGGTCGGGCCGGGTGATCGTCGGTCTGACCGGGCCACCGGGTGTCGGCAAGTCGACCGCGGCCGAGCGGCTCGTCGATGAATTCAATGCCACGCAGCGCGATTTCGCCGCCCTACTGCCCATGGATGGGTTTCACCTCGCCAATGGGCAGCTGGCGCGGCTCGGCCGCAAAGGCCGTAAGGGCGCCCCGGACACCTTCGATGCGGCCGGTTTCCTGGTGGCGCTGGCTCGGGTGCGGGACGCGTATCAAACTGCTGATGTCTATGTGCCACGGTTCGATCGGGCGCTCGAGGAGTCCGTGGCGGCCGGTCTGGTTGTGCCCGCGGCGGCCCGGCTCGTGGTCACGGAGGGGAACTATCTGGCGTTGCCGTCCCACGGCTTTTCCGGGGCGCGGGAGTTGATCGATGGGCTGTACTACCTCAGGGGCGCCGACGACGTGCGGCGGCAGCGGCTGCTCGCGCGCCACATCGCCGGCGGGCGGAGTTTGATCGCGGCCGAGCACTGGGTGCGTGCGGTCGACGAGCCGAACGCGCGGTTGATCGCCGAGACCGAGGCGCGATGTGATCGCACCTGGGATATCGATGACGGCGACCGGCCGTGA
- a CDS encoding AraC family transcriptional regulator produces the protein MTVSALSDRGLSQTAKMPARPVIELRRGGRALGGSYLYEGDALITGWHSHEVHQIEYALHGLVEVETDVAHYLLPPQQAAWIPAGLPHQAVMNPDVQTVAVMFDPGLISDRSDRARIIAVSPLIREMMIYALRWPIDRPDGDAVSDGFFRTLAHLVVEALDHEAPLSLPTSEHPIVAAAMAYTKAHLASATAEQVSRAVSVSERTLRRLFQESIGLSWRTYLLNARMLRAMALLTEPGQSVQATATAVGFESLSAFTRCFTQFSGRSPSGYRRQTAETARPPREAR, from the coding sequence GTGACCGTCTCTGCACTTTCGGACAGAGGTTTATCTCAAACGGCCAAGATGCCCGCGCGGCCGGTGATCGAGCTGCGCCGCGGCGGCCGCGCCCTCGGCGGCAGCTACCTCTACGAGGGCGACGCGCTGATCACCGGCTGGCACTCGCACGAGGTGCACCAGATCGAATACGCGCTGCACGGCCTCGTCGAGGTGGAAACCGATGTCGCCCACTATCTGCTGCCGCCGCAACAGGCCGCCTGGATACCGGCCGGCCTGCCCCATCAGGCGGTGATGAATCCCGACGTCCAGACCGTTGCCGTGATGTTCGATCCCGGCCTGATCTCGGACCGGTCGGACCGGGCTCGCATCATCGCCGTTTCCCCGCTGATCCGCGAGATGATGATCTACGCGTTGCGGTGGCCCATCGACCGGCCGGACGGCGATGCCGTCTCGGACGGGTTCTTTCGCACCCTGGCACATCTCGTGGTCGAGGCGCTGGACCACGAAGCACCGCTGAGCCTGCCGACGTCCGAGCACCCGATCGTCGCCGCGGCAATGGCCTATACGAAGGCGCATCTCGCTTCGGCAACGGCCGAACAGGTGAGCCGCGCGGTCTCGGTATCTGAACGCACGCTGCGCCGGCTGTTCCAGGAGTCCATCGGATTGTCTTGGCGGACTTACCTTCTCAACGCCCGGATGCTCCGGGCGATGGCATTGCTGACAGAACCGGGACAGTCGGTGCAGGCCACTGCCACCGCGGTCGGCTTCGAGAGCCTGAGCGCGTTCACCCGCTGCTTCACCCAGTTCAGCGGGCGATCACCGTCGGGTTACCGGCGCCAGACCGCGGAGACGGCGCGCCCGCCGCGCGAGGCCCGGTAA